The Arachis ipaensis cultivar K30076 chromosome B07, Araip1.1, whole genome shotgun sequence genome includes a window with the following:
- the LOC107606289 gene encoding protein SAWADEE HOMEODOMAIN HOMOLOG 1 isoform X1, producing the protein MDRLRPRNRPLFSGFTNSEIEKLERLVREAREKSLDKEFCHKLAIAFNRSAGRAGKPAVRWTEIQSWFEDRLQDLPDDPNNELMIPKDPECNKEGEIVRDLSELEFEAKSSKDGAWYDVETFLAHRFNSNGEAEVLVRFIGFGGDEDEWITMKNSVRKRSVPLENTECCNLNVGDHVLCFQERKDQAIYYDAHILEIQRRIHDIRGCRCQILVRYDHDNSEVGLFFFFPAYVCHHFVCDRSRMQFTFCIFRNLFG; encoded by the exons ATGGACCGCTTGCGTCCCCGCAACAGACCCCTCTTTTCTGGGTTTACAAATTCCGAG ATTGAGAAATTGGAGAGATTGGtaagggaggcaagagaaaaatcGTTGGATAAGGAGTTTTGCCATAAGCTTGCTATAGCCTTCAA CCGCTCTGCTGGCCGTGCCGGGAAACCTGCGGTTAGATGGACTGAG ATACAAAGTTGGTTTGAGGATAGGCTCCAAGACTTACCAGATGACCCTAATAATGAATTGATGATTCCCAAAGACCCTGAATGTAATAAGGAAG GAGAAATTGTTAGAGACTTATCAGAATTGGAATTCGAAGCAAAGTCATCCAAAGATGGAGCATG GTACGATGTTGAGACATTTCTAGCTCACAGATTTAACAGTAATGGGGAAGCT GAAGTCCTTGTCAGATTTATTGGGTTCGGGGGTGATGAAGATGAATGGATCACTATGAAAAATTCAGTTAGGAAACGTTCTGTTCCCTTGGAAAACACAGAATGTTGCAACCTGAATGTTGGAGACCATGTGCTGTGCTTCCAG GAGAGGAAAGACCAAGCAATTTACTATGATGCTCACATTCTAGAGATCCAAAGGAGAATACATGATATAAGAGGATGCAGGTGTCAGATTTTGGTTCGGTATGATCATGACAACAGTGAGGtgggacttttttttttttttcctgcatATGTTTGTCACCATTTTGTGTGTGATAGAAGTagaatgcaatttacattttgtaTTTTCAG GAATCTGTTCGGTTAA
- the LOC110262336 gene encoding solute carrier family 25 member 44, with protein MSLSAAEDDSSSSEIHLPAEIDWHMLDKSKFFFLGAALFSGVSAALYPMVVLKTRQQVSSAKYSCLNMSCAIMRYEGFRGFYKGFGTSLMGTIPARALYMAALEATKSNVGTGLMELGFSDTTATAMSNAAAGVTSAMAAQLVWTPIDVVSQRLMVQGCSSSNGGSNNSMLRNLNSENYRNGIDAFRKILCADGARGFYRGFGISILTYAPSNAVWWTSYSMVHRVIWSAFGSYMCDNNCNHFRPDSRAMLGVQGLSAVLASGVSAIVTMPLDTIKTRLQVLDADDNGRRRPLTFGQTIRNLVKEGGLLACYRGLAPRWASMSMSATTMITTYEFLKRLSTKSQEKFT; from the coding sequence ATGAGTTTGAGTGCCGCAGAGGACGATTCTTCCTCGTCGGAGATTCATCTTCCGGCGGAGATAGACTGGCACATGCTGGACAAGTCCAAGTTCTTCTTCCTCGGCGCCGCCTTATTCTCCGGCGTGTCCGCCGCACTTTACCCCATGGTTGTCCTGAAAACTCGGCAGCAAGTTTCTTCTGCAAAATACTCGTGCCTGAACATGTCCTGCGCCATTATGCGCTACGAAGGTTTCAGAGGCTTCTACAAAGGTTTCGGAACTTCTCTGATGGGAACTATCCCAGCTCGCGCACTCTACATGGCGGCACTCGAAGCCACAAAGAGCAATGTCGGAACCGGCCTCATGGAATTGGGTTTCTCCGACACCACAGCCACCGCCATGTCTAACGCCGCCGCAGGTGTTACCTCTGCTATGGCGGCGCAACTTGTGTGGACCCCAATCGATGTTGTGAGCCAGAGACTCATGGTTCAAGGATGCAGCAGCAGCAATGGCGGTAGCAACAACAGCATGCTGAGAAACCTCAACTCAGAGAATTACAGGAACGGCATTGATGCTTTCAGGAAGATTCTGTGTGCTGATGGAGCCAGAGGGTTCTACAGAGGATTCGGTATTTCGATATTAACATACGCGCCTTCCAATGCAGTTTGGTGGACTTCATATTCAATGGTGCATAGAGTTATATGGAGTGCATTTGGTTCTTACATGTGTGACAATAACTGCAATCATTTTAGGCCTGATTCAAGGGCCATGCTTGGAGTGCAAGGTTTGAGTGCGGTTCTAGCAAGTGGGGTGTCGGCGATTGTCACAATGCCGCTTGACACCATCAAGACCAGGTTGCAGGTTTTGGATGCCGACGACAATGGAAGAAGGAGGCCGTTGACTTTTGGTCAAACCATAAGGAACTTGGTTAAGGAAGGTGGTCTTTTAGCTTGTTACAGAGGCTTGGCTCCAAGGTGGGCTTCCATGTCCATGTCTGCTACAACCATGATCACTACCTACGAGTTCTTGAAACGCTTGTCTACTAAGTCTCAAGAAAAATTTACTTGA
- the LOC107606290 gene encoding 17.6 kDa class II heat shock protein-like yields MDLRKMSWDTPIFSILEDMLDFAEEQPERERGGNKNNNPSRAYVRDAKAMAATPADVVEYPNRYVFVVDMPGIKASEIKVQVENENVLVVSGERKKREQQDEGVRYLSMERRVGKFLRKFSIPDNANKDTISALCTDGVLTVTVQKLPPPEPKKAKTIEVKSA; encoded by the coding sequence ATGGACTTGAGGAAGATGAGTTGGGACACCCCAATATTCTCAATCTTGGAAGACATGCTCGACTTCGCGGAAGAACAACCCGAAAGAGAGAGAGGCGGCAACAAGAACAACAACCCTTCGAGGGCATACGTAAGAGACGCGAAGGCGATGGCGGCGACGCCGGCGGACGTGGTGGAGTACCCGAACAGGTACGTGTTCGTGGTGGACATGCCGGGGATCAAGGCGTCCGAGATAAAGGTGCAGGTTGAGAACGAAAACGTTTTGGTGGTGAGCGGTGAGAGGAAGAAGCGGGAGCAACAAGATGAAGGGGTGAGGTACTTGAGCATGGAGAGAAGGGTTGGCAAGTTCTTGAGGAAATTCTCCATCCCTGACAACGCTAACAAGGATACCATTTCTGCTCTTTGTACTGACGGCGTGCTCACCGTCACCGTCCAGAAGCTTCCGCCGCCGGAACCCAAGAAGGCCAAGACCATTGAGGTCAAGTCTGCTTAA
- the LOC107606291 gene encoding 17.9 kDa class II heat shock protein gives MDFRLMGLDSPLLSTIHHMMDMSDDNADAKNINAPTRTYVRDAKAMAATPADVKEYPQSYVFVIDMPGLKSGDIKVQVEDDNVLIISGERKRDEEKEGAKYLRMERRVGKFMRKFVLPENANTDAISAVCQDGVLTVTVQKLPPPEPKKPKTIEVKIA, from the coding sequence ATGGATTTCAGGTTGATGGGACTCGATTCTCCATTGCTGAGCACCATTCACCACATGATGGATATGAGCGACGACAATGCCGACGCCAAGAACATCAACGCTCCCACAAGGACCTACGTGCGTGACGCGAAGGCGATGGCGGCTACTCCGGCCGACGTGAAGGAGTATCCTCAGTCGTACGTGTTCGTGATCGACATGCCGGGACTGAAGTCCGGTGACATTAAGGTTCAGGTGGAGGACGACAACGTTCTGATCATCAGCGGCGAGAGGAAGAGGGACGAAGAGAAAGAAGGTGCTAAGTATTTGAGGATGGAGAGGAGGGTTGGAAAATTCATGCGCAAGTTTGTGTTACCGGAGAATGCAAACACTGATGCTATTTCTGCTGTGTGTCAAGACGGAGTTCTCACCGTCACCGTTCAGAAGCTTCCTCCTCCTGAGCCTAAGAAGCCTAAGACTATTGAGGTTAAGATTGCTTGA
- the LOC107606289 gene encoding protein SAWADEE HOMEODOMAIN HOMOLOG 1 isoform X2, translating into MDRLRPRNRPLFSGFTNSEIEKLERLVREAREKSLDKEFCHKLAIAFNRSAGRAGKPAVRWTEIQSWFEDRLQDLPDDPNNELMIPKDPECNKEGEIVRDLSELEFEAKSSKDGAWYDVETFLAHRFNSNGEAEVLVRFIGFGGDEDEWITMKNSVRKRSVPLENTECCNLNVGDHVLCFQERKDQAIYYDAHILEIQRRIHDIRGCRCQILVRYDHDNSEESVRLRRLCRRPRS; encoded by the exons ATGGACCGCTTGCGTCCCCGCAACAGACCCCTCTTTTCTGGGTTTACAAATTCCGAG ATTGAGAAATTGGAGAGATTGGtaagggaggcaagagaaaaatcGTTGGATAAGGAGTTTTGCCATAAGCTTGCTATAGCCTTCAA CCGCTCTGCTGGCCGTGCCGGGAAACCTGCGGTTAGATGGACTGAG ATACAAAGTTGGTTTGAGGATAGGCTCCAAGACTTACCAGATGACCCTAATAATGAATTGATGATTCCCAAAGACCCTGAATGTAATAAGGAAG GAGAAATTGTTAGAGACTTATCAGAATTGGAATTCGAAGCAAAGTCATCCAAAGATGGAGCATG GTACGATGTTGAGACATTTCTAGCTCACAGATTTAACAGTAATGGGGAAGCT GAAGTCCTTGTCAGATTTATTGGGTTCGGGGGTGATGAAGATGAATGGATCACTATGAAAAATTCAGTTAGGAAACGTTCTGTTCCCTTGGAAAACACAGAATGTTGCAACCTGAATGTTGGAGACCATGTGCTGTGCTTCCAG GAGAGGAAAGACCAAGCAATTTACTATGATGCTCACATTCTAGAGATCCAAAGGAGAATACATGATATAAGAGGATGCAGGTGTCAGATTTTGGTTCGGTATGATCATGACAACAGTGAG GAATCTGTTCGGTTAAGAAGACTTTGCAGAAGACCAAGATCTTAG